From the Lathyrus oleraceus cultivar Zhongwan6 chromosome 4, CAAS_Psat_ZW6_1.0, whole genome shotgun sequence genome, one window contains:
- the LOC127136387 gene encoding uncharacterized protein LOC127136387, with translation MATQLLECFEVVSLTHVPRMENQEANELTQIASRYKVSKEKLKDFIEIKEKMVSNFSPSPNMAIPKTRGTKVFSNKFLEIFKKIARHEVFAIYNLSQSDWRKPIIEYLENPFKNTDRKIKYRALSYVRLGNELLKKTLEGILLKCLGNTETYLAISEVYNGTCGAHQAGHKMK, from the coding sequence ATGGCGACACAACTATTAGAATGCTTCGAGGTTGTCAGCCTTACGCATGTGCCAAGAATGGAGAATCAAGAAGCCAACGAGTTAACACAAATCGCCTCTAGGTACAAGGTATCGAAAGAAAAGCTCAAGGATTTTATTGAGATAAAGGAAAAGATGGTGTCAAATTTCTCGCCGTCACCTAATATGGCAATCCCAAAAACTAGGGGGACAAAGGTCTTCAGCAATAAATTTcttgaaattttcaaaaaaattgcAAGGCATGAGGTTTTTGCCATTTACAATTTGTCGCAATCAGATTGGAGGAAACCAATCATAGAGTACTTAGAAAATCCATTCAAAAACACCGACAGGAAAATCAAGTATAGAGCTTTAAGTTATGTACGCCTAGGAAATGAGTTGTTGAAGAAAACTCTAGAAGGAATATTGCTCAAGTGTCTTGGAAATACAGAAACTTACTTGGCAATATCTGAGGTATACAACGGAACCTGTGGGGCACACCAAgcaggccataagatgaaatga